From the genome of Nakamurella flavida:
CGCCGGGACAGCCGTCGCAGCGCCGGCAGGAACAGCGCGACCATGACCACCGCGGCGAGGGTGAACCGGGTGGTCAGGAAGGGCAGCGACGCGAGCGAGTCGAGCATGACCTTGGTGAGCGGGAAGCTGGATCCCCAGCCGACCGCGACGACCAGCAGCACGAGCACGGCCCAGGTCGCCGTCCGGGGCGACCCGGTGGCCGCTACGGTTCCACCCTGGCCGGGCGGACGGTGGGGGGAGTCGGTCGATGACACGAGAGGTCATGCTGCCCCATCCGCACGCCCGCGTCCGTCCGCCGACGGGCCGGACCCCGCCCCCGCGCAGCCGGATCGCCCGCCGGTGCAACCGTTCGGTGGCCCCCCTCCGTCCGATGAGCAGGCAGGAGGGCTGAGTGCGCACCGAGGAGGAGGCGGCGTTCGCCGAGTACATGACCGCCCGTCGCGATGCGGTGCGACGCACGGCCTATCTGCTGTGCGGGGAGTGGCACAAGGCCGACGACCTCACCCAGACGGCGTTCGTGAAGCTGTACGGCGCCTGGGGTCGGATCCGGGATCGCGGCGCCCTGGACGCCTACGTCCGGTCGTGCCTGGTCCGGGCGACGATCGACGAGTCACGCCGACCCTGGCGGCGGGAGCGTGCGGTGGAGTTTCTGCCCGAACCGCATCCGTCGGCCGGCGGGTCCGCCGATCTGGCCGACTTCGCCGGTGGCCTGGCCGATCGGGACGCCGTCCGGGAGGCGCTGCGGCAGGTGCCGCCCGGGCAGCGCACCGTGCTGGTGCTCCGCTACTACGAGGGATTGGACGTCAAGGCCGTGGCGCAGGCGCTGGGGTGTTCGGACGGGACGGTCAAGTCGCAGACCTCCCGCGGGCTGGCCGCGCTGAAGGCCGCGCTGGCCGTGACGGGGACGACCCCCGAGCGCCGCGAGGGGGAGGGGCGATGACCGGGCCCGACCCCACGCCCCCGCCGGGTGCCGCGGACGAGGAGGCGCTGCGGCAGCTGTTCACCCACCTCGCCGACGATCCCGACGCACCGCCCAGCTCGGTCAGCGCCCTGCGGGTCCGCGCTGCGGCCGGTCGGCGCCGGGACGCCCGCCGCCGCACGCTCCGCACCACCCTGCTGGCCGCCGCCGGGGTCGCCGTCGTCGCGTTGCTGGTGCCGATCGCCCTGCGGGCCACCGGTGGGGCCACCACCAGCACCGCCTCGTCCGACCGGACGCTGGTCGAGGCCGCGAGCTCCGCGGCCGGATCGGCCGCGGCGGCCGCTCCCGGCCAGGCCCAGCTGCCCGACGAGGGGGGGGCGCGGGCGTTGTCCCTGGGGGAGTCGTCGGCCGGCAGCAGCTCGGCCCCGGCGGGCGCGAACGGGAGCGCGGCGGCGTCGTCGGCGGCATCGTCGGCCGCGTCGTCGGCTGCCACAGGGTCCGCTGCGGGTTCGGACCGCTGCGCGTCGACCTCGCTCGATCCCGCCGCCGCCGCGGCGGTGGTCGACGCACTCCCGGGCCGCGGGGGCGTGGTGCAGGAGGTCGCGCCGGCCGTCCTGCCGTGCACCCGGGGCGGGGTGTCCGGGACGGCGTTCGACGTCGTCGCCGGCGCCCAGGCCGGGTCGGTGCAGGTCGCGCTGCTCGGCTCCGCCCCCGCGGAGTGCGCCGCGGGGTGTCCCGCGGTGGACGGATCCGGTGCGGTGCTGCTCCGGGACGACCCCACCGGGACGGAGGTCGCCGTGCCCGGACCGCAGGGCTGGGTGCTGCTGCAGCAGGAACTGACCAACCTGTCCGGCCTGGACCCGCTGACCCAGCTGCCGTTCACCGCCGCGGAGCTGGCGGCCGCGGGTCGCGCCGTGCTCGCCGCCGGGTGACGCCGGGCGGTTGCTCGGCCGGGGGCGCACTGCTCGCGCGTGGGTGCGGTGCTCACGACCGGTCGCGAGCACCGCGTCCCGCGCCGAGCAACGAGCCCCCTGCCCACCGGACTTGCCCGTCGAACCCTGGGGCTGGTCGGCCATACTGCGGCCATGTCCTCCGCCGATGTGCCCACACCGGGTCCGGACGAGCACCGGCGGGCGGCGGTGAGCGCCAACCACCACGCCTGGACGCTCCTGACGGTGCCGTCGAGATCGGCCGACGAGGACGAGGACATGGTGCGCAGCGCCTACGCCGCCGCCCACCACTGGCAGCACGCGCGCGGGGCCGGCCCCGAGAACGAGGCCCGGGCCGCCTATCTCGTGGCCAAGGTCCTGCTGCTGACCGGTCACCCGGAGGGGGCGCTGCGCTCGGCGGACCGGTCGCTGCGGGCCTGCGAGGAGCATGGGCTGGCCGATTTCGACCTGGCGTACGCGCACGAGATCCGGGCCCGCGCCCTGGCCGCACTGGACCGGGAGGACGAAGCGGCGTGGGAGTGGGTGGCCGCGGTGGCCGTCCCCATCGCCGACCCCGACGACCGCGCCCTGGTCGAGGCGGACTTCGCGGACCGGCCCGTCTGATCCGGGCGGGACGCGGTCACGGGAGCAGCGCACCCCGCAGCGCATCGGCCTGCGACCGCCAGAAGGTCCGCGAGACAGCGGCTCTCGGCAGCAGGGCGTCGAAACCGTGGAAGGCTCCCGGGACCACGTCCAGGGCGCAGGGCACGTCGGCGTCCCGCAGTCGCCGGGCGTAGGCGACGTCCTCGTCGTGGAACAGGTCGAGCGAACCGACGCCGATCCAGGCCGGGGGCAGGCCG
Proteins encoded in this window:
- a CDS encoding SigE family RNA polymerase sigma factor; the encoded protein is MRTEEEAAFAEYMTARRDAVRRTAYLLCGEWHKADDLTQTAFVKLYGAWGRIRDRGALDAYVRSCLVRATIDESRRPWRRERAVEFLPEPHPSAGGSADLADFAGGLADRDAVREALRQVPPGQRTVLVLRYYEGLDVKAVAQALGCSDGTVKSQTSRGLAALKAALAVTGTTPERREGEGR